The Acinetobacter defluvii genome includes a region encoding these proteins:
- a CDS encoding SCP-2 sterol transfer family protein has protein sequence MKLSSIPVVKLPIVDASTDPLDLLVLGLALRMKQLARTSPKFIELTHDRQFRIQIGTDLGVARQIMVNNGQIESVSGDAEKADFILQFADSEQGVKTLVKGDPSAFMTGMQNGSIKMEGDFSLLVWFNQVAKLIPPKVPKPVKEKIASARQFLKEKTGRSF, from the coding sequence ATGAAACTTTCTTCAATACCCGTTGTAAAGTTACCTATTGTTGATGCAAGTACTGATCCTTTAGATCTATTGGTACTCGGCTTAGCATTGCGTATGAAACAACTGGCACGTACCAGTCCGAAATTTATTGAATTGACCCATGATCGTCAATTCCGTATCCAAATCGGTACTGATCTAGGCGTGGCTCGTCAAATTATGGTCAATAACGGTCAGATCGAATCAGTTTCAGGAGATGCAGAAAAAGCAGATTTTATCCTGCAATTTGCTGACAGCGAACAAGGTGTCAAAACTTTAGTCAAAGGTGATCCAAGTGCTTTTATGACAGGAATGCAAAACGGCAGTATCAAAATGGAAGGTGATTTCAGCTTATTGGTGTGGTTTAACCAAGTTGCGAAACTGATTCCACCAAAAGTACCAAAACCTGTAAAAGAAAAGATTGCTTCAGCACGTCAATTCTTAAAAGAAAAGACAGGTCGCTCATTCTAA
- the aciT gene encoding AciT family ciprofloxacin tolerance protein, which translates to MLTATWATWIGFSLIAVALTAVFFSPYRHWLGFMLAGMAFWGILETIRFNVQNFFDLSIPYSYLTAIIVSMSGLIILLLRADKMAQKALQNRQYIEHTPVYEDE; encoded by the coding sequence ATGCTAACAGCGACATGGGCAACATGGATTGGATTTAGTCTGATTGCCGTAGCGTTGACTGCTGTGTTCTTCTCTCCTTATCGTCATTGGTTAGGATTTATGTTAGCTGGGATGGCTTTCTGGGGCATATTAGAGACGATACGGTTTAACGTACAGAATTTTTTTGATTTATCGATTCCTTATAGTTATTTAACGGCAATTATTGTGTCAATGAGTGGTTTGATTATTTTACTATTGCGTGCTGATAAAATGGCACAAAAAGCACTCCAAAATCGCCAATATATTGAGCATACGCCTGTTTATGAAGATGAATAA
- the serB gene encoding phosphoserine phosphatase SerB — translation MREIILISFLGPDQPNQFTRLMQVLSVHSLQILDVGQAVIHNQLTLGIVVSSDDQTATALAMKDILILAHDIGLTVRFKPIAGAEYDQWVSEGGRTRYIVTALAPELTAAHLQAVTNIVSSQGFNIETVTRLSGRPERNGQENEPKRSCVQFGLSGQMLDAAAMRAACLRLSAESSIDVAVQEDNAYRRNRRLVCFDMDSTLIEQEVIDELAIEAGVGDQVAEITERAMQGELDFQQSFRARVALLKGLDASVLPKIAERLTVTEGAERLIRTLKSLGYKTAILSGGFQYFAEYLQAKLGIDEVHANVLDVQNGMVTGEVKGHIVDGARKALLLTELAEKMGISLEQAIAVGDGANDLPMLSIAGLGVAFRAKPLVRQNANQAISSVGLDGVLYLLGVHDKDLNRA, via the coding sequence ATGCGAGAAATCATTCTTATATCATTTTTAGGACCTGACCAACCCAATCAGTTTACTCGATTAATGCAAGTGTTGTCCGTACATTCTTTGCAAATATTAGATGTAGGGCAGGCAGTCATTCATAACCAATTGACTTTAGGGATTGTGGTTTCGTCAGATGACCAAACCGCCACGGCTTTAGCCATGAAAGATATCCTTATTTTAGCACACGATATCGGATTAACCGTTCGTTTTAAACCGATTGCGGGTGCGGAATATGATCAATGGGTGAGTGAAGGAGGCAGAACCCGTTATATTGTAACGGCTTTAGCACCTGAACTGACGGCTGCACATTTACAAGCAGTAACAAATATTGTGTCTAGTCAAGGTTTCAATATCGAAACAGTCACTCGACTTTCTGGTCGACCAGAGCGAAATGGGCAGGAAAATGAGCCTAAACGTTCGTGTGTTCAGTTTGGCCTAAGTGGTCAAATGCTCGATGCAGCAGCGATGCGTGCTGCATGTTTGCGTTTATCTGCGGAGTCGAGTATTGACGTTGCAGTACAAGAGGACAATGCTTACCGTCGTAATCGCCGTTTAGTCTGTTTTGATATGGACTCTACGTTGATCGAACAAGAAGTGATTGATGAGCTTGCCATTGAAGCAGGAGTAGGTGATCAAGTTGCCGAAATTACTGAACGTGCCATGCAAGGTGAGCTTGATTTTCAACAAAGTTTCCGTGCCCGTGTTGCTTTACTGAAAGGTTTAGATGCTTCTGTTCTCCCTAAAATTGCAGAACGCTTAACGGTGACAGAGGGTGCTGAGCGTTTGATCAGAACCTTAAAATCACTGGGTTATAAAACTGCGATTTTGTCAGGTGGCTTTCAATATTTTGCTGAATATTTACAAGCAAAACTCGGTATTGATGAAGTCCATGCCAATGTTTTAGATGTACAAAATGGTATGGTCACAGGCGAAGTCAAAGGGCATATTGTGGATGGTGCACGTAAGGCATTATTACTGACCGAATTGGCTGAAAAAATGGGCATTTCATTAGAACAAGCGATTGCAGTAGGTGATGGTGCAAATGATTTACCGATGCTTTCTATTGCTGGTCTAGGTGTAGCATTCCGTGCGAAACCCTTAGTGCGTCAAAACGCCAATCAGGCAATTTCTAGTGTGGGTTTAGATGGTGTTTTATATCTTTTAGGCGTGCATGACAAAGATTTAAACCGTGCCTAA